In a single window of the Streptacidiphilus sp. P02-A3a genome:
- a CDS encoding phosphoadenylyl-sulfate reductase: MTAPTDIPQRSAAELEALAVEAGRALEEASAPEVMRWAAETFGRRFAVTSSMEDAVVAHLASTALPGVDVIFLDTGYHFAETIGTRDAVAAVYPVNVITLTPRQTVAEQDAEYGPRLHDRDPDLCCSLRKVEPLNRGLAGYDAWATGLRRDESPTRANTPVVSFDPKRQKVKIAPIARWTQADVDAYVAEHGILLNTLLMDGYASIGCAPESCTRRVLAGEDARSGRWSGAGKTECGIHL, translated from the coding sequence ATGACCGCACCGACTGACATACCGCAGCGCTCGGCCGCGGAGCTGGAAGCCCTGGCCGTCGAGGCCGGGCGCGCCCTGGAGGAGGCCTCCGCGCCGGAGGTCATGCGCTGGGCGGCCGAGACCTTCGGCCGCCGCTTCGCGGTCACCTCCTCGATGGAGGACGCCGTGGTCGCCCACCTGGCCTCGACCGCCCTGCCCGGAGTGGACGTGATCTTCCTGGACACCGGCTACCACTTCGCCGAGACCATCGGCACCCGCGACGCCGTGGCCGCCGTGTACCCGGTGAACGTGATCACGCTCACGCCGCGGCAGACGGTGGCCGAGCAGGACGCCGAGTACGGGCCCCGGCTGCACGACCGGGACCCGGACCTGTGCTGCTCGCTGCGCAAGGTCGAGCCGCTGAACCGGGGCCTGGCCGGGTACGACGCCTGGGCGACCGGGCTGCGCCGGGACGAGTCGCCGACCCGGGCGAACACGCCGGTGGTCTCCTTCGACCCGAAGCGGCAGAAGGTCAAGATCGCCCCGATCGCCCGCTGGACCCAGGCGGACGTGGACGCCTACGTCGCCGAGCACGGGATCCTGCTGAACACGCTGCTGATGGACGGCTACGCGTCCATCGGGTGCGCCCCCGAGTCCTGCACCCGCCGGGTACTGGCCGGCGAGGACGCCCGCTCCGGGCGCTGGTCCGGCGCCGGCAAGACCGAGTGCGGCATCCACCTGTAA
- a CDS encoding nitrite/sulfite reductase, giving the protein MATDPTQDDASARRPAATRKVTRHRGEGQWGMGHFTPLNGNEQFKRDDDGLNVRTRIETIYSKLGFDSIDPNDLRGRMRWWGLYTQRKAGIDGGKTAILEPHELEDEYFMLRVRIDGGRLTTAQLRAIGEVSETYARGTADITDRQNIQLHWIRIEDVPAIWQKLEAVGLSTTEACGDCPRVIIGSPVAGIAQDEIIDGTPAVDEIHRRYIGNQEFSNLPRKFKTAVSGSPVQDVVHEINDIAFVGVVHPEHGPGFDLWVGGGLSTNPRLAERLGAWVPLDEVADVWAGVVGIFRDYGYRRLRTRARLKFLMADWGPEKFRQVLEDEYLKYKLVDGPAPAEPSTRWRDHVGVHPQNDGRFYVGFAPKVGRVDGAQLAKIADVAAAHGSDRLRTTVEQKMIVLDVEADQVDALVAALEALDFQVKPSPFRRGTIACTGIEFCKLAIVETKGRAQHLIAELEQRLPEFDQPISINLNGCPNACARIQTGDIGLKGQLVLNSQGQQVEGYQVHLGGSLGFTAGFGRKVRGLKVTADELPDYVERVLRRFDEQRAEGERFAEWALRADEGALA; this is encoded by the coding sequence ATGGCCACCGACCCGACCCAAGACGACGCCTCCGCGCGCCGCCCGGCGGCGACCCGCAAGGTCACCCGCCACCGCGGTGAGGGCCAGTGGGGCATGGGGCACTTCACCCCGTTGAACGGCAACGAGCAGTTCAAGCGGGACGACGACGGTCTCAACGTGCGGACACGCATTGAGACGATCTACTCCAAGCTCGGCTTCGACTCGATCGACCCGAACGACCTGCGCGGGCGGATGCGCTGGTGGGGGCTGTACACCCAGCGCAAGGCGGGGATCGACGGCGGCAAGACCGCGATCCTGGAGCCGCACGAGCTGGAGGACGAGTACTTCATGCTCCGGGTCCGGATCGACGGCGGCCGGCTGACCACCGCTCAGCTGCGCGCCATCGGCGAGGTCTCCGAGACCTACGCCCGGGGCACCGCCGACATCACCGACCGGCAGAACATCCAGCTGCACTGGATCCGGATCGAGGACGTCCCGGCGATCTGGCAGAAGCTGGAGGCCGTCGGCCTGTCCACCACCGAGGCCTGCGGCGACTGCCCCCGGGTGATCATCGGTTCGCCGGTGGCCGGCATCGCCCAGGACGAGATCATCGACGGCACCCCGGCCGTGGACGAGATCCACCGCCGCTACATCGGCAACCAGGAGTTCTCGAACCTGCCGCGGAAGTTCAAGACCGCGGTCTCCGGCTCGCCGGTGCAGGACGTCGTGCACGAGATCAACGACATCGCCTTCGTCGGCGTGGTCCACCCGGAGCACGGCCCCGGCTTCGACCTGTGGGTCGGCGGCGGCCTGTCCACCAACCCCCGGCTGGCCGAGCGCCTCGGCGCCTGGGTGCCGCTGGACGAGGTGGCGGACGTCTGGGCGGGCGTGGTCGGCATCTTCCGCGACTACGGCTACCGGCGGCTGCGCACCCGCGCCCGGCTCAAGTTCCTGATGGCCGACTGGGGGCCCGAGAAGTTCCGCCAGGTGCTGGAGGACGAGTACCTGAAGTACAAGCTGGTCGACGGCCCGGCCCCGGCCGAGCCCAGCACCCGGTGGCGCGACCACGTCGGCGTCCACCCGCAGAACGACGGCCGCTTCTACGTCGGCTTCGCGCCCAAGGTCGGCCGGGTCGACGGCGCGCAGCTGGCGAAGATCGCCGACGTCGCCGCCGCCCACGGCTCCGACCGGCTGCGCACCACGGTCGAGCAGAAGATGATCGTGCTGGACGTCGAGGCCGACCAGGTCGACGCGCTGGTCGCCGCGCTGGAGGCGCTGGACTTCCAGGTAAAGCCCTCCCCGTTCCGGCGCGGCACCATCGCCTGCACCGGCATCGAGTTCTGCAAGCTCGCCATCGTCGAGACCAAGGGCCGCGCGCAGCACCTGATCGCCGAACTGGAGCAGCGGCTGCCCGAGTTCGACCAGCCGATCAGCATCAACCTGAACGGCTGCCCCAACGCCTGCGCCCGGATCCAGACCGGCGACATCGGCCTCAAGGGCCAGCTGGTGCTGAACAGCCAGGGCCAGCAGGTCGAGGGCTACCAGGTGCACCTCGGCGGCAGCCTCGGCTTCACCGCGGGCTTCGGCCGCAAGGTGCGCGGCCTCAAGGTCACCGCCGACGAACTGCCCGACTACGTCGAGCGGGTACTGCGCCGCTTCGACGAGCAGCGCGCCGAGGGCGAGCGCTTCGCCGAGTGGGCACTGCGCGCGGACGAGGGAGCACTGGCATGA
- a CDS encoding putative leader peptide produces MSGAGTSLVGRLHVDLGRMSSAICPAS; encoded by the coding sequence ATGTCTGGTGCCGGAACTTCCCTGGTCGGTCGACTCCACGTCGACCTCGGCCGCATGTCCAGCGCCATCTGTCCGGCGTCCTGA
- a CDS encoding acyl-CoA dehydrogenase family protein, translated as MATTHSVSNQVPPLVGYDVFGADRALSEGVARYAAPRRLAEITAELGGLGRTAGSAEARLWGEQANANEPVLRTHDRYGNRIDEVEFHPAWHSLLTTAAAAGLTGDAWTRPDGHLRRAAGFLVWSQAESGHGCPVSMTHAAVPALRTDPALAAQWVPRLTSRRYQPGLLPPQDKAGCLAGMGMTEKQGGSDVRANTTRAEPLAAAGEYLLTGHKWFCSAPMSDVFLVLAQAPGGLSCFVLPRVLPDGSRNTFLVQRLKDKLGNRSNASSEVEFDGTWAQLLGEEGRGVATIIEMVAATRMDCVLGSASLMRQAVAQATHHAAYRAAFGGPLIDKPLMRNVLADLALESEAATATALRLAASFDLDTPQERDFRRMAVAVSKYWITKRCPVVAAEALECLGGNGYVEESGMPRLFRESPLNSVWEGSGNVNALDVLRVLTREPRAVAAFTAELRLAEGVDRSFDAALKELLAELADPALADGLELRARRVVERLALLLQGSLLLRHAPAPVADAFCASRLGGDWGSTFGTLPASAAASLAGIVDRARPRTGATTA; from the coding sequence ATGGCGACCACCCACAGCGTCAGCAACCAGGTCCCGCCGCTCGTCGGCTACGACGTCTTCGGCGCCGACCGCGCCCTGTCCGAGGGCGTGGCCCGGTATGCCGCGCCGCGGCGGCTCGCGGAGATCACCGCCGAGTTGGGCGGGCTGGGCCGGACCGCCGGGTCCGCCGAGGCGCGGCTGTGGGGCGAGCAGGCCAACGCCAACGAACCGGTGCTGCGCACCCACGACCGCTACGGCAACCGGATCGACGAGGTCGAGTTCCACCCCGCCTGGCACTCGCTGCTGACCACCGCCGCCGCGGCCGGGCTCACCGGCGACGCCTGGACCAGGCCGGACGGCCACCTGCGCCGGGCGGCGGGCTTCCTGGTCTGGTCGCAGGCGGAGTCCGGGCACGGCTGTCCGGTGTCGATGACCCACGCCGCGGTGCCCGCGCTGCGCACCGACCCGGCGCTGGCCGCGCAGTGGGTGCCCCGGCTGACCTCCCGCCGGTACCAGCCGGGGCTGCTGCCGCCGCAGGACAAGGCCGGGTGCCTGGCCGGGATGGGCATGACCGAGAAGCAGGGCGGCTCCGACGTCCGCGCCAACACCACCCGGGCGGAGCCGCTGGCGGCGGCCGGGGAGTACCTGCTGACCGGGCACAAGTGGTTCTGCTCCGCGCCCATGTCGGACGTCTTCCTGGTGCTGGCGCAGGCCCCCGGCGGGCTGAGCTGCTTCGTGCTGCCCCGGGTGCTGCCGGACGGCAGCCGCAACACCTTCCTGGTCCAGCGGCTCAAGGACAAGCTGGGCAACCGCTCCAACGCCTCCTCCGAGGTGGAGTTCGACGGCACCTGGGCGCAGCTGCTGGGTGAGGAGGGGCGCGGGGTGGCCACCATCATCGAGATGGTGGCGGCGACCCGGATGGACTGCGTGCTCGGCTCGGCCTCGCTGATGCGGCAGGCGGTGGCGCAGGCCACCCACCACGCGGCGTACCGGGCCGCCTTCGGCGGGCCGCTGATCGACAAGCCGCTGATGCGGAACGTGCTGGCGGACCTGGCGCTGGAGTCGGAGGCGGCGACCGCCACCGCGCTGCGGCTGGCCGCGTCCTTCGACCTGGACACCCCGCAGGAGCGCGACTTCCGCCGGATGGCGGTCGCGGTGTCCAAATACTGGATAACGAAGCGCTGCCCGGTGGTCGCCGCCGAGGCGCTGGAGTGCCTGGGCGGGAACGGCTACGTGGAGGAGTCGGGGATGCCCCGGCTGTTCCGCGAGTCGCCGCTGAACTCGGTCTGGGAGGGCTCGGGCAACGTCAACGCGCTCGACGTGCTGCGGGTGCTGACCCGCGAGCCGCGCGCGGTGGCGGCGTTCACCGCCGAGCTGCGACTGGCCGAGGGGGTGGACCGCTCCTTCGACGCCGCGCTCAAGGAACTGCTGGCCGAGCTCGCCGACCCGGCCCTGGCGGACGGCCTGGAACTGCGGGCCCGCCGGGTGGTGGAGCGGCTGGCGCTGCTGCTCCAGGGTTCGCTGCTGCTGCGGCACGCGCCCGCTCCGGTAGCGGACGCCTTCTGCGCCTCGCGTCTGGGCGGCGACTGGGGCTCGACCTTCGGCACGCTACCGGCCTCGGCCGCCGCCTCGTTGGCCGGGATAGTCGACCGCGCCCGGCCCCGGACCGGCGCAACCACCGCCTGA
- a CDS encoding CPBP family intramembrane glutamic endopeptidase, translating into MSRPLDGAGPHGRFSLRDRTDLATVAAVLVLVVTNLSNNRWFNSWGLLTGALTVVVLYGLVRWAGGGRTELGLARGTLARGAAWALSIIGVVGAVYLAGALLPVTRDLFADQRNNALSGGELAAKVLFYVPFGTVLLEEFAFRGTLYGLVRRRHGTLWATGVSSFLFGLWHILPSLHLATEKPALTPVFGSSPVGAIVADAAAVVFTGLGGAVFCELRRRSSSLLAPMGMHWATNALGYIAAYATAHPH; encoded by the coding sequence GTGAGCAGGCCGCTGGACGGCGCCGGACCGCACGGGCGCTTCAGCCTCCGCGACCGGACCGACCTGGCCACGGTCGCGGCGGTGCTGGTGCTGGTCGTCACCAACCTGTCGAACAACCGCTGGTTCAACTCCTGGGGCCTGCTGACCGGCGCGCTCACCGTCGTGGTGCTGTACGGCCTGGTCCGCTGGGCCGGGGGCGGCCGGACCGAGTTGGGCCTGGCCCGGGGCACGCTGGCCCGGGGCGCGGCCTGGGCGCTGTCGATCATCGGCGTGGTGGGCGCGGTGTACCTGGCCGGGGCGCTGCTGCCGGTCACCCGCGACCTGTTCGCGGACCAGCGGAACAACGCCCTGAGCGGCGGCGAGCTGGCCGCCAAGGTGCTGTTCTACGTCCCCTTCGGGACGGTGCTGCTGGAGGAGTTCGCGTTCCGGGGCACCCTGTACGGGCTGGTCCGGCGGCGCCACGGGACGCTCTGGGCGACCGGGGTGTCCTCGTTCCTGTTCGGCCTGTGGCACATCCTGCCCTCGCTGCACCTGGCCACCGAGAAGCCCGCGCTGACCCCGGTGTTCGGCAGCTCCCCGGTGGGCGCGATCGTCGCCGACGCCGCCGCGGTGGTCTTCACCGGCCTCGGCGGCGCGGTCTTCTGCGAGCTGCGGCGGCGCAGCTCCAGCCTGCTGGCGCCGATGGGGATGCACTGGGCGACGAACGCCCTCGGCTACATCGCCGCCTACGCCACCGCGCACCCGCACTGA
- a CDS encoding alpha/beta-hydrolase family protein, with protein sequence MSSEPHGSTPWRDGRTPEGGGAPRGRRRRPAARLRVVRRAPSWGAVAGALLCYSVSLTPSLLPRAWWLQGLCAGVTAVIGYAAGALLGYLVGRLWRLWRDRPDDPRLRRTAWWLLAAVGLAGVVVVTAFSARWQEDVRRAVSLSAHVPWLGWTAVPLVALLVGGLLVLLARLLRLATGLIARLLSPYLPRAVGYGVGVVVLAFVTVGVVQGFLLSAALDVAENAASLADSGTRPGIVQPRLPTLSGSPASAESWDSLGFQGRNFVGEAPTRAELADFSGRPAMDPVRVYVGLRAADTLAGRAALAVSELERTGGFGRKVLAVMATTGSGWVNPQTTAPLEFMYGGDSALVAVQYSYLPSWVSVLTEDEAADAGRALFDAVYAKWSTLPPADRPKLVVFGESLGSYATEQAFHGSLAELSARTDGALLVGPTYDNPMWKRLTAERTPGSPAWRPVVGGGATVRFAQFPADLDLPAGPWDPPRTLYLQNGSDPIVWWSPGLAVHRPDWLDRPRAADVSSAMRWYPLITFWQVACDLVDANGVPDNHGHRYGTMPATGWAAVVPPPGWTVGDTARLERLMASRVQR encoded by the coding sequence TTGTCGAGTGAGCCGCACGGGTCGACGCCCTGGCGCGACGGCCGGACTCCCGAGGGCGGCGGCGCGCCGCGCGGCCGACGGCGGCGGCCGGCGGCGCGGCTGCGGGTGGTGCGCCGCGCGCCGTCCTGGGGCGCCGTCGCCGGGGCACTGCTGTGCTACTCGGTCTCGCTGACCCCGTCGCTGCTGCCCCGGGCCTGGTGGCTCCAGGGGCTGTGCGCCGGGGTGACGGCGGTGATCGGCTACGCGGCCGGGGCCCTCCTCGGCTACCTGGTCGGCCGACTGTGGCGGCTGTGGCGGGACCGGCCGGACGATCCCCGGCTGCGGCGGACGGCCTGGTGGCTGCTGGCCGCCGTCGGACTGGCCGGGGTGGTCGTGGTGACCGCGTTCAGCGCCCGCTGGCAGGAGGACGTGCGCCGGGCGGTGTCGCTGTCGGCGCACGTGCCGTGGCTCGGCTGGACGGCGGTACCGCTGGTGGCGCTGCTGGTGGGCGGCCTGCTGGTGCTGCTCGCCCGGCTGCTGCGGCTGGCCACCGGGCTGATCGCCCGCCTCCTGTCGCCGTACCTGCCCAGGGCGGTGGGCTACGGGGTGGGTGTGGTGGTGCTGGCGTTCGTCACCGTCGGCGTGGTGCAGGGCTTCCTGCTGTCCGCCGCGCTGGACGTGGCCGAGAACGCCGCCTCGCTGGCCGACAGCGGCACCCGTCCGGGCATCGTCCAGCCGCGGCTGCCGACCCTGTCCGGCAGTCCCGCCTCCGCCGAGTCCTGGGACAGCCTCGGCTTCCAGGGCCGGAACTTCGTCGGCGAGGCGCCGACCCGGGCGGAGCTGGCGGACTTCAGCGGGCGCCCGGCGATGGACCCGGTCCGGGTGTACGTCGGGCTGCGGGCCGCCGACACGCTGGCCGGACGGGCCGCGCTGGCGGTGTCGGAGCTGGAGCGCACCGGCGGCTTCGGCCGCAAGGTGCTGGCGGTGATGGCCACCACCGGCAGCGGCTGGGTCAACCCGCAGACCACCGCCCCGCTGGAGTTCATGTACGGCGGCGACAGCGCGCTGGTCGCGGTGCAGTACTCGTACCTGCCGAGCTGGGTGTCGGTGCTGACCGAGGACGAGGCGGCGGACGCGGGCAGGGCGCTGTTCGACGCGGTGTACGCCAAGTGGTCCACACTGCCCCCGGCCGACCGGCCCAAGCTGGTGGTCTTCGGCGAGAGCCTCGGCTCCTACGCCACCGAGCAGGCCTTCCACGGCAGCCTGGCGGAGCTCAGCGCCCGCACCGACGGCGCGCTGCTGGTCGGCCCGACCTACGACAACCCGATGTGGAAGCGGCTCACCGCCGAGCGCACGCCGGGCAGCCCGGCCTGGCGTCCGGTCGTCGGCGGCGGCGCGACCGTCCGCTTCGCCCAGTTCCCGGCCGACCTGGACCTCCCGGCCGGTCCCTGGGACCCGCCGCGCACGCTGTACCTGCAGAACGGCTCGGACCCGATCGTCTGGTGGTCGCCCGGCCTGGCCGTGCACCGTCCGGACTGGCTGGACCGGCCCCGGGCGGCGGACGTCTCCTCGGCGATGCGCTGGTACCCGCTGATCACCTTCTGGCAGGTGGCCTGCGACCTGGTGGACGCGAACGGGGTGCCGGACAACCACGGCCACCGCTACGGCACCATGCCCGCCACCGGCTGGGCGGCGGTGGTCCCGCCGCCGGGCTGGACGGTGGGCGACACCGCCCGGCTGGAGCGGCTGATGGCGTCCCGGGTGCAGCGGTGA
- a CDS encoding YihY/virulence factor BrkB family protein has translation MQSAGEPSRTSRHRARRSRRSARRGRGSAYLSIGWTLIKDTTNTCMEYRVTGLAAEVAFFTLMSVPPLLLCVAGTLGYLSSATIQVVETDILNAAGVVLSQSSIDQVVKPLLHSVFATGRPDLISIGFMLALWSGSRALYVFVETVTIMYGLEGNRGIIHTRVLSLGLYIVALVVSTIVLPLLVAGPGLVVRALPAAAGLVHALYWPSALVLSIVFLTTLYHVSVPVRTPWKEDLPGALAALLVLAIGSALLRLYLVHSVEGVTVYASLAAPVAVLLWIGVTALAVLIGAAMNASVDRMWPSRATEQARAENERAREEAAAELVRRAEARRAAVRNKAANPPPSGEEMEGEAPAEYPERWADFLPPTDLRRRIQAGGVEHRRRPYPPPEDDEQREPRKRRGRRDRRDDEPGA, from the coding sequence GTGCAGTCAGCAGGTGAACCTTCACGAACGTCCCGTCACCGGGCGCGGCGTTCCCGTCGCTCGGCCAGGCGCGGGCGCGGCTCCGCGTACCTGAGCATCGGCTGGACGCTGATCAAGGACACCACCAACACCTGCATGGAGTACCGGGTCACCGGGCTCGCCGCCGAGGTCGCGTTCTTCACGCTGATGTCCGTGCCGCCGCTGCTGCTGTGCGTCGCGGGCACCCTCGGCTACCTGAGCTCCGCCACCATCCAGGTGGTCGAGACCGACATCCTGAACGCGGCCGGGGTGGTGCTCTCCCAGTCGTCCATCGACCAGGTGGTCAAACCGCTGCTGCACAGCGTCTTCGCCACCGGCCGCCCGGACCTGATCTCCATCGGCTTCATGCTGGCGCTGTGGTCGGGCTCGCGGGCGCTGTACGTCTTCGTCGAGACCGTCACCATCATGTACGGGCTGGAGGGCAACCGCGGCATCATCCACACCCGGGTCCTGTCGCTGGGCCTGTACATAGTGGCGCTGGTCGTCAGCACCATCGTGCTGCCGCTGCTGGTCGCCGGGCCCGGACTGGTGGTCCGGGCGCTCCCGGCGGCGGCCGGACTGGTCCACGCGCTGTACTGGCCGTCCGCGCTGGTGCTCTCCATCGTCTTCCTGACCACGCTCTACCACGTGTCGGTGCCGGTCCGGACGCCGTGGAAGGAGGACCTGCCGGGCGCGCTGGCGGCGCTGCTGGTGCTCGCCATCGGCAGCGCCCTGCTGCGGCTGTACCTGGTGCACTCGGTCGAGGGCGTCACCGTGTACGCCTCGCTGGCGGCGCCGGTCGCGGTGCTGCTGTGGATCGGGGTGACCGCGCTGGCGGTGCTGATCGGCGCGGCGATGAACGCCTCGGTCGACCGGATGTGGCCCAGCCGCGCCACCGAGCAGGCCCGCGCCGAGAACGAGCGGGCCCGCGAGGAGGCGGCGGCGGAGCTGGTCCGCCGGGCCGAGGCGCGGCGCGCCGCGGTGCGCAACAAGGCCGCCAACCCGCCGCCGTCGGGCGAGGAGATGGAGGGGGAGGCCCCGGCCGAGTACCCGGAGCGCTGGGCGGACTTCCTGCCGCCGACCGACCTGCGCCGCCGGATCCAGGCCGGGGGCGTGGAGCACCGGCGGCGGCCCTACCCGCCGCCGGAGGACGACGAGCAGCGCGAGCCCCGCAAGCGGCGCGGTCGCCGGGACCGGCGGGACGACGAGCCCGGGGCGTAG
- a CDS encoding DUF4230 domain-containing protein: MPSLRGTTGRTGSAAEPGPDSDRRRSSRRGLPWYLSIPITFAVIVALFLAAAKFDWLPGLPNPFGTTTVDRSQPAVLQSIQNMSDYDAATGNFQIVVNLQQEADYLPSALLGSDTLYVAGGTVQSFVDLGKAAVTVSADRRTATIALPAAQLGQTALNPAQSYVFAQNRGLFNRIGDFFSGNPGDQQKLTILAAQKIQTAADSSGLTGRAETNTRQMLTGLLRSLGFTSVTITFK, translated from the coding sequence ATGCCGTCCCTGCGTGGTACCACCGGCCGGACCGGGTCCGCCGCCGAGCCCGGACCCGACTCCGACCGCCGCCGCTCCTCGCGGCGGGGCCTGCCCTGGTACCTGAGCATCCCGATCACCTTCGCGGTGATCGTCGCCCTGTTCCTGGCCGCCGCGAAGTTCGACTGGCTGCCGGGCCTGCCCAACCCCTTCGGCACCACCACCGTGGACCGCAGCCAACCGGCGGTGCTCCAGTCCATCCAGAACATGAGCGACTACGACGCGGCCACCGGCAACTTCCAGATCGTGGTGAACCTTCAGCAGGAGGCCGACTACCTGCCGTCGGCGCTGCTCGGCAGCGACACCCTGTACGTCGCGGGCGGCACCGTGCAGTCCTTCGTGGACCTGGGCAAGGCCGCGGTGACGGTCTCCGCCGACCGCCGTACGGCGACCATCGCGCTCCCGGCCGCCCAACTCGGCCAGACCGCGCTCAACCCCGCGCAGTCGTACGTCTTCGCGCAGAACCGGGGCCTGTTCAACCGGATCGGCGACTTCTTCTCCGGCAACCCGGGCGACCAGCAGAAGCTCACCATCCTGGCCGCGCAGAAGATCCAGACCGCGGCGGACTCCAGCGGCCTGACCGGGCGGGCGGAGACGAACACCCGGCAGATGCTCACCGGGCTGCTCCGCTCGCTCGGCTTCACCAGCGTCACCATCACCTTCAAGTGA
- a CDS encoding rhodanese-like domain-containing protein encodes MTSSTTPTSAVLGVPAAGPATAAAHFATRLAFEADVSDVHADLAAGVPGIVVVDSRSDASWAQGHIPGALHIPTARVAELAPVLVDPALTVVAYCWGPGCNGATRAALAFARLGYQVKEMLGGFEYWVREGFGYESATGAGQRPIDDLTAPRSGISCAC; translated from the coding sequence ATGACCTCCAGCACCACCCCCACCAGCGCCGTCCTCGGCGTCCCGGCCGCCGGGCCCGCCACGGCCGCCGCCCACTTCGCCACCCGGCTCGCGTTCGAGGCCGACGTCTCCGACGTCCACGCGGACCTGGCGGCGGGCGTCCCCGGCATCGTCGTGGTCGACTCCCGCAGCGATGCCTCCTGGGCGCAGGGGCACATCCCCGGCGCGCTGCACATCCCCACGGCGCGCGTCGCCGAGCTCGCGCCGGTCCTGGTCGACCCCGCGCTCACCGTGGTCGCCTACTGCTGGGGCCCCGGCTGCAACGGCGCCACCCGGGCCGCCCTCGCCTTCGCCCGGCTCGGCTACCAGGTCAAGGAGATGCTGGGCGGCTTCGAGTACTGGGTCCGCGAGGGCTTCGGCTACGAGAGCGCCACCGGCGCCGGGCAGCGGCCGATCGACGACCTCACCGCGCCCCGCTCCGGCATCTCCTGCGCCTGCTGA
- a CDS encoding AlkA N-terminal domain-containing protein, which translates to MIDEDTSYRAVSSRDARFDGVFFTAVRTTGIYCRPSCPATTPKRQNVHFYPTAAAAQGAGYRACRRCRPDAVPGSPAWNVRADLVGRAMRMIGDGVVDREGVAGLAARLGYSERHLTRELVAELGAGPQALARSQRAHTARLLLQTTDLSATDAAFAAGFASVRQFNETMQAVYGLTPTELRHRPGRRGALPGTIPLRLAHREPLDAAHLFDFLALRAVPGVEEITIGPGGARTYRRTLGLPGGPGVVEVDQPRRPQGWLDCRLRLTALRDLTTAVQRLRALFDLDADPDAVDRALGADPWLAPLAAARPGLRSPGHVDPQELAVRAVLGQQISVAAARTLAGRLAERYGEPLPAPSGGLTRLFPSSAALAEAADADLAMPRARQRAVRGLCAALASGAVDLSPGVDREQAAADLLALPGIGPWTVSYVRMRALGDPDAYLPTDIGVRHGLRAALAPEDVDANTWRPWRSYAVHHLWAALGDARDSADHLAARIN; encoded by the coding sequence GTGATAGACGAAGACACCAGCTACCGAGCCGTGAGCAGCCGCGACGCACGCTTCGACGGCGTCTTCTTCACGGCGGTCCGGACCACCGGCATCTACTGCCGTCCCAGCTGCCCGGCGACCACCCCGAAGCGGCAGAACGTCCACTTCTACCCGACCGCCGCCGCCGCCCAGGGGGCCGGCTACCGGGCCTGCCGCCGCTGCCGTCCGGACGCCGTGCCCGGCTCCCCGGCCTGGAACGTCCGGGCCGACCTGGTCGGGCGGGCGATGCGGATGATCGGCGACGGGGTGGTGGACCGCGAGGGCGTCGCCGGACTCGCCGCCCGGCTCGGCTACAGCGAGCGCCACCTGACCCGCGAACTCGTCGCCGAACTCGGTGCCGGACCGCAGGCGCTGGCCCGCTCACAGCGCGCGCACACCGCGCGGCTGCTGCTGCAGACCACCGACCTCAGCGCGACCGACGCCGCGTTCGCGGCCGGGTTCGCCAGCGTCCGGCAGTTCAACGAGACCATGCAGGCCGTCTACGGGCTGACCCCGACCGAGCTGCGGCACCGGCCGGGACGCCGGGGGGCGCTCCCCGGGACCATCCCGCTGCGGCTCGCGCACCGCGAACCCCTGGACGCCGCGCACCTGTTCGACTTCCTGGCGCTGCGCGCGGTGCCCGGCGTCGAGGAGATCACCATCGGTCCGGGCGGCGCCCGGACGTACCGGCGCACGCTCGGGCTGCCCGGCGGTCCCGGCGTGGTCGAGGTCGACCAGCCGCGCCGCCCGCAGGGCTGGCTCGACTGCCGACTTCGGCTCACCGCGCTGCGCGACCTCACCACCGCCGTGCAGCGGCTGCGCGCGCTGTTCGACCTCGACGCCGACCCGGACGCGGTGGACCGGGCGCTCGGCGCCGACCCCTGGCTCGCCCCGCTGGCCGCCGCCCGTCCCGGACTGCGCTCGCCCGGGCACGTCGACCCGCAGGAGCTCGCGGTCCGGGCGGTGCTCGGCCAGCAGATCTCGGTGGCCGCCGCGCGCACCCTCGCCGGACGCCTCGCCGAGCGCTACGGCGAGCCGCTGCCCGCCCCCAGTGGCGGCCTGACCAGGCTGTTCCCGAGCAGCGCGGCCCTCGCCGAGGCCGCCGACGCGGACCTGGCCATGCCCAGGGCCCGGCAGCGGGCGGTACGCGGCCTGTGCGCGGCGCTGGCCTCGGGCGCGGTCGACCTCAGTCCCGGCGTGGACCGCGAACAGGCCGCCGCCGACCTGCTGGCGCTGCCCGGCATCGGTCCGTGGACCGTCTCCTACGTGCGGATGCGCGCGCTCGGCGACCCGGACGCGTACCTGCCGACCGACATCGGCGTCCGCCACGGGCTGCGCGCCGCGCTGGCCCCGGAGGACGTCGACGCCAACACCTGGCGCCCCTGGCGCTCCTACGCCGTACACCACCTCTGGGCCGCCCTCGGCGACGCCCGGGATTCCGCTGACCACCTTGCCGCGAGGATCAACTGA